One window from the genome of Kryptolebias marmoratus isolate JLee-2015 linkage group LG1, ASM164957v2, whole genome shotgun sequence encodes:
- the angptl2b gene encoding angiopoietin-related protein 2b produces the protein MEPPPIVLLGVLLVYGLACGVQLTQGSLSGSSHGKDKTQEFGSSEDDLEGEFLYAGRSKRAPADQPQDKCSYTFIVPQQKVTGAICVNSKEPEAMLENRVHKQELELLNVELQKQKRQIETLQQLVEVDGGIVNEVKLLRKESRNMNSRVTQLYMQLLHEIIRKRDNALELAQMENRILNQTSEMQQLTSRYKDLEHKYHHLSSLATNQSALIAMLEEQCQTRPPQRYVPVSQPRPQPPPPSPPLNKPYQPPVLPRSSNPISNEIQSDQKSLVQPMPSGTHSPSTTDEPKGPFRDCLQALEDGHTGSGMYLVKPENANRLMQVWCDQRHDPGGWTVIQRRVDGSVNFFRNWETYKNGFGNIDGEYWLGLENIYWLTNQGTYKLLITLEDWSGRKVFAEYASFRVEPEADYYRLRVGRYHGNAGDSLTWHNGKQFTTLDRDRDAYTGNCAHYQKGGWWYNSCAHSNLNGVWYRGGHYRSRYQDGIYWAEFRGGAYSLKKVVMMIRPNSNTFH, from the exons ATGGAGCCCCCTCCAATAGTCCTGCTGGGGGTCCTTCTCGTTTATGGACTAGCCTGTGGTGTCCAGCTGACGCAGGGGAGTCTGTCAGGCAGTAGCCATGGCAAGGACAAGACCCAAGAATTTGGAAGCAGTGAGGATGACCTAGAAGGAGAGTTTCTCTATGCTGGAAGAAGCAAACGTGCACCAGCTGATCAGCCACAGGACAAGTGTTCCTACACTTTTATTGTGCCGCAACAAAAAGTTACTGGAGCCATCTGCGTAAACTCCAAGGAGCCAGAGGCTATGCTGGAGAACCGGGTCCACAAACAAGAGTTGGAGCTGCTAAATGTGGagctacagaaacaaaagaggcaGATTGAGACGCTACAGCAATTGGTGGAGGTGGATGGAGGTATTGTCAATGAGGTCAAGCTTCTGAGGAAGGAGAGCAGAAATATGAACTCAAGAGTCACTCAGCTCTACATGCAGCTTCTCCACGAGATTATCAGAAAAAGAGACAATGCCCTGGAATTAGCACAGATGGAGAACAGGATCTTGAACCAAACCTCTGAGATGCAACAGCTCACCAGCCGATACAAAGACCTTGAGCACAAATACCATCACTTATCGTCTTTGGCCACAAATCAGTCGGCTCTTATTGCCATGCTGGAGGAGCAGTGCCAGACTCGACCCCCTCAGCGTTACGTACCGGTCTCCCAGCCACGGCCTCAGCCCCCTCCACCATCACCACCTCTGAACAAGCCTTACCAGCCACCCGTCCTTCCTCGCAGCAGCAACCCGATCAGCAATGAGATCCAAAGTGATCAAAAGTCCCTCGTTCAACCGATGCCCTCTGGTACGCACAGCCCATCCACCACAGACGAGCCTAAAG GCCCATTTAGGGATTGTCTGCAGGCTCTGGAAGATGGCCACACTGGAAGCGGTATGTATTTGGTGAAGCCAGAAAACGCCAACCGCCTCATGCAGGTGTGGTGTGACCAGCGGCACGATCCAGGTGGCTGGACGGTCATCCAGAGGAGGGTGGACGGCTCTGTCAACTTTTTCAGGAACTGGGAGACATACAAG AATGGATTTGGCAACATCGACGGAGAGTACTGGCTCGGTCTGGAAAACATCTACTGGCTGACAAACCAGGGAACCTACAAGCTGCTGATCACGCTGGAGGACTGGAGTGGCCGAAAAGTGTTCGCCGAGTACGCCAGCTTCCGAGTGGAGCCCGAAGCTGATTACTACAGACTGAGAGTGGGCCGCTACCATGGCAACGCCGGGGACTCCCTCACCTGGCATAACGGCAAACAGTTCACAACACTGGACAGAGATCGTGACGCATACACAG gaAATTGTGCTCACTATCAGAAGGGAGGCTGGTGGTACAACTCGTGCGCCCACTCAAATCTGAATGGAGTTTGGTACAGAGGAGGACACTACCGCAGCCGCTACCAAGACGGAATCTACTGGGCGGAGTTCAGGGGAGGAGCCTATTCACTCAAGAAAGTAGTCATGATGATCCGTCCTAACTCTAACACCTTCCACTAA